One Triticum dicoccoides isolate Atlit2015 ecotype Zavitan chromosome 3B, WEW_v2.0, whole genome shotgun sequence genomic window, TATATCAAAAagtgtcaaaacacgaaattttgcgtGTATGCGGGTGTGGTCCTCGGCGAGCCGGCCAGTGTTTGGAGGCAGCAGCCGGGCTCGTGGCGAATGTCATCAGAGCCAGGAGCCAGCAGAGGGCAGCGACGAGGCTAGGTCGGGTGGCGCGCCCTCCGCGCCGTGCGCGAGCACGCGCACCCGCGACACCGCCCATAGGAACCGCGTGCCCAGAGCTCCAGCCCGACCGCGGGCTCGCGGACTTGTCCAGTGGCCACACGAAACCACTGGCGTCGCCCGAAAGCGAAGCGGGGACCGTGTGTTGCGGGGGTGCCGCCGTACGCGAGTGTGCTCGTGTGTGTGCGCTCATGTACGGAGCAAGCTGAGCTCGAGCTGGCCGTGGCGGACGCCGTGGTGTGGGGAAGCAGCGGTGGGAGGTCCAAACTTGAAGAGCTCCGTCGATGCGCGCGCTTCACTgccgagagggagacgaggcgaacgTGTCGCCCTCGGCCTCTCCAAACCGCTCGCCGCGTTCCCAGCTCCCCGCGCCCCCGCGCCATgagcttgggcatggtgaactcgtGGATAGCACACGAGGAGGCACGCCGCTCTACTCCATGCAGGTGCAGCCAGCGCTCATGACCATGACGTACAAGGAGGGTGTGCTCGCCCACCTCATCAAGGAGCTGAAGGAGCGCGAGTCCGGCCTGGTCCGCACCCCCGACAAGCTCACAGCGTTTGATGTGGAGCTCCATGGAGGGAGATAGTGCGGCTCGAGGTGGAGGGGAGATGGGCACCGCTCGCGGGGGCAGAGGAGGAGAGACCATGTCTAATGAGACGTGCGACACAGCCAGGGGGTCCGGCTGGTGACCGTGGCATGGTGCTCCGGCCGGTGCACGTCGTACTCCTCCCGATGCCATCAGCGCGCAAACCATTCGACGAAATGCCACAAAGAAGAATGGTACTCCCGATGGTGGGCCTCACAACTGACTTAACGGTCAACGCGAATGTGGTTGACTCTTACTGCCACGTGGACCTAACCAATGGGTCCGGCATGTCAGAAACCGTATTAAATCGTCCAAATTGATCATTAGTGTTTATTGAGAATTTTAGTAAGAAAAATGGTAGAATTTTAGCCGAGCAAAAAATGTGATAGcaatttttttttgaggaactGACAGCTAGAGCTGCCTATATATTAAGGAGTAAACGAACATACAAACGTTGCATTACAGAGCTGGATTTTAGGTGTCCCCACCAAAAGTAAGAACAGGGATTTAGTCTGGCTCCAGCTCTGGGCTATTCTCAACATCCGAGAGCCAATGAGCGGAGAGAGTTGGTTGAAGGATATCCTGTTTGATGAGTTGCAGGACAGCTGACTCATGTAGCATCTTGTGCTCGAAAACGCGGCGATTACTCTCCTTCCATATGTTCCAAGCTGTTTATATGGCGGCAGTCTTGGCCCGCGGATCCAGACAGGAGGCGAAGTCAGTCCACCACAAGTGGATGGAGGTTACAGGTTGCACAGGCGGAATGAGCAGAGGAATGTCCAAATCTTCGGCAACCAGGAACCAAACAGATTTGGCGTAGGGGCAGTTCAGGATGAGGTGCAAGGGTGTCTCATCACTTTGGTCGCAGAGGTTGCAAAACTCACTGTGTGGGATCCCATGAGTCCCCAGGTTGCTATTTGTAAGTGTTCTGCCGCGAAGCCAAACCCACATGAAGAAGTGGCACTTGGGTTCCACCTTGGCAGACCATATTTTGTCAAATTGCATATTGGCAAAGGAACTGATGAACTGACATTGGTATGCTGCCGTGTAGACCTTCGAGTCATTCCAACACCAAGCGATTGAGTCCTCCCTATCAGTAAAAAGATTGATTTGTTGTATCTGTAGCCATAAGGAGGTGAATTTACGGAGTTCCGAATCAAGGGAGATACGCTGATGGCAATTCCGGAACATAACTTAAAATGTGGCGGTATGTTGCAATTCACTCGCGAGGTGAGGAGGGTGGCGTCCATGTACATTGCCACACTGGCCATTGAGTCCGGTAGATTGATTCCCTGTCCCGATGCCCTGATGACGCAGGCGGGCCATTGAGCTAGAATCCGGTAATCAATCGGCGttgataagagcatctccaacagccgcgcaaaCACACGGCGCGCTAAATAAACGTTTGCAGTGCGCTGTTCGCGAGTTTTTGCGAGGAGCCCTTGCTCCAGCGGCTGCCGCAAATTATAGCGCGTGCGAACCGCTCCAGCAGGCCCTGCAAAAAAAATTATGCTATACACATAAAACAAATAAGACATAGATAAAAAAACGATACATAGATAAAAAAAAGCGATACATAGATAGTTTATCTAGCATAGATAGATAACACTAATCCGAGGTAAAAATTATGGTGCAACTAGAAACTACTCCGAGTCATTGTCATCCTCCTCGCCCGTGTCGTCCAACGTATCAAGCCACGCGTCTTCCCAGCACTCATCGTCGCTAGAGAAGAATGATGCCGCTCCTAGATCGCACCGCGATATCGCCCGTGCCTTCCGACGACGCCTGTCCGCCCGTTCCGCGCGTCGCCTTGCACTCCTCTCGGTCCAGAAGGCGTTCTCGttggcgacgtcctccgggtggcgctggCGCCACTTGGCCACGGCTCGCTCATCCGCCTTGGCGATGAAGAGGCGGCACTGCCGCCGACGGTGTTCCTGACGGTTGGCGTCAGTTATTAGCCGCGGCGGAGGGGCGACGGCCTGTGCCTGCTCGCACGTCCAGACGTGCTGGAAGTTCATTTGCGCGCGAGGCCtctggaggcgccacgccgccacgtcgtacgcgcgggcggcttcGTGTGCGGTCTCGAACGTGCCGAGGTCGAGCGGACGTCGCCAGACCGAATCTCAGCGTAGAAGGCACCGGATGGGGcgctcgcggacgccgcggtagcctgaAGATCCCGGCGTTGCGGCAacagggtggcgcggtggtggcgcgTTGGTGCGGGAAGCGGCAGAGGAAGCAAAGGAAGCGGGGAGAGAGCGCGTGGCAATGTGCATAGCGATGGGAGGCCGCGTGGCCGGCGCCGCAATTTATAGGCGCGCCGGAAGCGGTGCGCCAAATCTAGCGCGCGAGCTCCCGCTTTTCACCACGCGCACAATCGTTTACCGCGCGCCCGAGTTTCTTGCCTCCGCTGGAACACGCGAAAACGTCCCATGCCCGCTAAAATCGCAGTTTATCCCGCGCGCGGTTTTTGCGCAGGCTGTTGGAAATGCTCTCAGCAATCTACGTACGTACGTGCAGTCTAATCCGAATACCATCAGATATCTAATCCGCTGGTAACCAGTCTTCCCCGCAATTGCTTAGTTCCTACGCCTCCGGTCAGTCCCACTCCGACGACAACATGGCGAGGCCACCGCCTCGTGCGAGCTTGATCTATAGCACAGCGCCTCTCCTCTTTTCATCGCAATCTTCTCGCCGATCGACTCCTCGCAACCACAACCACCACCAAAGAGGCAAAGACCAGGCCATGCCGGCTCTTATGGCGAAGCGAGCGTCCTCGGAGCGGTGCGCGATCCGCCGCGAGCTCCACCGGCGCAGGAAGCTCGCCGCCACGCCCAAAGGCAGAATCATCAGCAAGGACGCGTCGATCCAGAGCAAGCCGTCGTCCCTGCACGCGCACGCGCGGGGCGGAGTGGCCATGCCGTCTGCGTCTGCACGCGCCAGCCCTAGTGGCAGCCTGCGCACCGACGGCGACGGGAGAGGTTACCAAGAGGAGGTGCACCGCCCCGCCGCGCCGACCCACGCTCATCCCGACCGCGCGGGCTCCATctcgagctgccaccatggagacgtcGACCCAAGAAACGACATCAAGGGCAGAGCACGTCAAGAAGAAGATGCCATCTTCGTCGATCCGGGTGAAAAAGGGCATGACGGTGAAGGTGCGCACGCGCGCCGGGATCCTGCCGACGGGGCGCTGCCTCCTGCTCTGGCTCGCCGCCCGCGTCGTCTCCGGCGCAGCAGGTGACGACGGCTACATCGAAGTGATCTACAACGGCAACTTCCCCCGCGACGACCCCCTCCGAACCGTACGCGTCGCCATGGACGACGTCAGGAGCATGCCCGCCATCGTCGAGAGTTCCTAGGAGCTAAGGCGTTCTGATCAACCCCGTGTCTGGAGTTCCTAGAGTTGGAAGCCAGAGAGATTCAGAACCGTACGCGTCGCCATGAACAAGCAAGGGCGCTCAAGGATGTCCTCGCTCGCTAGCTACTCTTTGTAAACCACACATGATGCATCGAGCTACTGCAGAAGCAAGGATGGATGGCCAAATTAGGTGTATACAATGCACCAATTCAGAGTTTCAGACTGCATAGAAGGAGGGTTTGGAAGCTTGGGCGATTTAGGAGGGGTGTAGCCTTCCTAGGACGGACTGCCTCGTGCACTGTCACAGAGAGAGTAATACTGTAGCCCGTTTTTTCTTTTTTGCGAGCTCAAACTTTGTATTACTCAATCAAGGTCTCATTACAATCCTCAGCAACTATCTTCAAAACTTCAGGAGGACCTGACCCTAACCAAGTCATTAAGAACAGTAAGACTGCACCTAATCCCTGTCCTCTTATGAATTAGGCATTTCTGGCCGTTTGATTTCGTTTGTTAAACGTTAATGGCCGTCAGATCTAAAGTAAACGCTATGTTCGCCACGAACTGGGCCTGAAGTCGCAAGGGCAGCTACTCCCGTAGCTATTTTGCAGCCCTGTCGTTAATTGGGCCATGTCTCCTGCTCGGCCCAAGGTTAAGCCCGGTTCAGCCTTACACGACGGCATCTCCCTCCCTTCCTACGCTGCTCAGGTTACCCCctcctctccccgccgccgcccACGACGGCATCTCCTCCCTCCTCGCTTCCCTTCACGCCGATGTCGCCGCCTATGCCTCCGCGTCCCTCGCCCGCCTCGTGGCCACCCGCGCCGATCCTCTCGCCCGTGACGACGGATCCTCCCCTCCCCAACATCTCTCGCGACCTAGGCGAGTCCTCCCGACACCGTCGCCGGCAAGAGCAACCGGAGCAGCGATGCCCGACAACTTGCCCGGTGAAACTGGAGAGAGACAATGATGATATGGGCATGGCGTGATGCAGATTTTCCCGGCGGAGCTGAGGAGAGGCGAAGAAGACAGTGGACATGATGCTCCTGCGCGTGGAGCTCTTCTGCACCACTCCACGACCCATCTTCTTTTCGCTGCCAGCCGTCCGGTAAACAAGCCCGTGACCACTTTGCCGCAGGTATGTTCGCACCTCCTTCCCTTACGGTCGCGCCACCGCGCTACCTGATGTGTGGATGTGTGGCATCTGATTTTTTGGGCGCCGGTTAGGCGGACACGATGCTACTCGGTGCACAACCCGCAGTGGGCGCTGAAGGTGTTTCGAAGAGCAATGGAGGGGGCGGATCCGGCGCACGTCACGGTGTTCTTCAGTCAGCCTCGCTGACCAGTTGCAGGCACACCGTGACATGCCGCTCGAGGAGTACCAGGATAATCAATTTGGGGGTAATACAAGGTCCACGCCTCCCTGACAATTCGTATTCTAGATGTATGCATGTGCTAAGATTTGTCTTGCCTTGATCTGATTTTGATGGCTTGCAGTCAAGTGTCTATTCTCGAGATTGGATTGACTCTCATTCCATCATTTTCCTTGTGGTTGTTCTTGGGCTACTATTAAATGAGTGGTATGTGCTTGCTGTTCATTCTTTTATGTATATCGACATCATCGATTGACACCATATTTACACTATTTTTATTCATGATGTTCTCTCTACTCAAAAAAATGAATGCAAGTTCTCCAGCTTGATGGATTCAAGCTCGGTTGTGATGGATTGGCCTGGTTCTGCTGGGTTGTAAGGCGAGGCACTGATTTCTACTTTAATGTTTTTTGCCAGAGAGTATTATGTTTGAATGCCCACATCATCCTTTTTGAAAGTGCAATTGACTACAATGTGACATTCTTTTTTTAATACCAAAAAGTTCAAAGCTTtataaaaaaaattgaaacataATTGCTTTGGCATGTTCAAAAGTATACTGCAATATTAGTAATTTCAGTGCCCATTCTGAAGTGCCAATATCTGAATGCTAAATCCGAACTAACAAGCTCCAACAGGCAAAATTGGCATGACATCGATCTTTAGCAGTCTGTAGAGGCACTAGAACATGACAAGAACTTTTTCTATTTAACATTCTATTGCTCATTTTCCTACTTTTATATCCGAAGCTAACCAAAATTTGGGTGGTTGATATTTTTACCTACTCTACATTTTCTAGCTTGACGGATTTTGAAGGCGAGGTACTGATTTCTACATTATTTCATTGGTGGGGTATGTTTTGTACGGACTCGTAAGAATTTTTTCCTCACCACCTGATGTTATATACTTTGTGGTATTGAGAAGCCACAGTACGGAACCAAAGCTTTGAACTGTAGTTTTCCTACTTAATATTCATTGCTAAATTTCTCATTTTATCAGTAGTTGAATCTCTATTTTGTTCTTGTGTAAAAAAGGTGCTTCAGTACTGCCCTTTGTATGCAATAGGGAAATGGTCTCTTTGTTCATCACGAGAAACAATAGTTTAAAATTTAGAAATGCTTATGGAGATTACAATATTAGTCATGTGATCCACATCGGATTTTTTATATCATTGCTGATGCACCAAGTTGTTTTTGTGGGCAGATCAAGAATGTCTACCGCGTGTTGGGTCAAGGTGACAGAACACAATTCATCCCATTATCATTATGGGTGTATGATGGTATAGTTGTAAGTTAGGATTTATAATACATGAAAAAATTGATTGCACGCATAAGTAAGAAATGTAATTTACAGGATATATATACTTTTACAATCATACCCTTATGCCACTTGAAAAAGGTGAAGGCAGGTG contains:
- the LOC119275679 gene encoding uncharacterized protein LOC119275679 isoform X1; this encodes MQIFPAELRRGEEDSGHDAPARGALLHHSTTHLLFAASRPVNKPVTTLPQADTMLLGAQPAVGAEGVSKSNGGGGSGARHGVLQSASLTSCRHTVTCRSRSTRIINLGSSVYSRDWIDSHSIIFLVVVLGLLLNECLTDFEGEVLISTLFHWWGMFCTDSSRMSTACWVKVTEHNSSHYHYGCMMV
- the LOC119275679 gene encoding uncharacterized protein LOC119275679 isoform X2, which translates into the protein MQIFPAELRRGEEDSGHDAPARGALLHHSTTHLLFAASRPVNKPVTTLPQADTMLLGAQPAVGAEGVSKSNGGGGSGARHGVLQSASLTSCRHTVTCRSRSTRIINLGSSVYSRDWIDSHSIIFLVVVLGLLLNECLTDFEGEVLISTLFHWWGMFCTDSSRMSTACWVKVTEHNSSHYHYGCMM
- the LOC119275679 gene encoding uncharacterized protein LOC119275679 isoform X3, yielding MQIFPAELRRGEEDSGHDAPARGALLHHSTTHLLFAASRPVNKPVTTLPQADTMLLGAQPAVGAEGVSKSNGGGGSGARHGVLQSASLTSCRHTVTCRSRSTRIINLGSSVYSRDWIDSHSIIFLVVVLGLLLNECLTDFEGEVLISTLFHWWDQECLPRVGSR